A genomic region of Platichthys flesus chromosome 4, fPlaFle2.1, whole genome shotgun sequence contains the following coding sequences:
- the p2ry1 gene encoding P2Y purinoceptor 1: MTTDLNLTSLLNVTDLHNHTRGCSLTKTGFQFYYLPTVYIMVFITGLVGNSLAIWMFVCHMRPWSSISVYMFNLALADFCYVLSLPFLIFYYFNKTDWIFGDVLCRLQRFIFHVNLYGSILFLTCISVHRYTGVVHPLKSLGRLKKKSAVITSTLVWVVVIMAISPILYYSRTGLKRNATTCYDTTSEDELPGYFIYSMTLTVFGFCIPFIIIFCCYGMIVKALICNDMNNAPLRRKSIHLVIIVLAVFAVSYMPFHVMKNLNMRARLYFQGPDMCDFNNRVYATYQVTRGLASLNSCVDPILYFLAGDNFRRKLSRATKKTSRKGDTVLQSKSEETALNSLAEYVENGDRRL; encoded by the coding sequence ATGACCACGGACCTGAACTTAACCTCCCTGCTCAATGTCACGGATCTCCACAACCACACGAGAGGATGTTCCCTCACCAAGACCGGCTTTCAGTTCTACTACCTGCCCACGGTTTACATCATGGTCTTCATCACAGGGCTGGTGGGCAACAGCTTGGCCATCTGGATGTTCGTGTGCCACATGAGACCCTGGAGCAGCATCTCGGTCTACATGTTCAACCTGGCCCTGGCTGACTTCTGCTACGTCCTCTCTCTGCCCTTCCTCATCTTCTACTATTTCAACAAGACGGACTGGATATTCGGGGACGTCCTGTGCCGCCTACAGCGCTTCATATTTCACGTGAACCTTTACGGGAGTATTCTGTTTCTGACCTGCATCAGCGTCCACAGGTACACCGGCGTGGTGCACCCGCTCAAGTCTCTGGGTCGACTGAAGAAGAAAAGCGCGGTCATCACCAGCACGCTGGTGTGGGTGGTGGTCATTATGGCCATCTCCCCCATCCTGTATTACTCCAGGACGGGCTTGAAGCGTAACGCAACCACTTGCTACGACACCACCAGCGAGGATGAGCTACCAGGTTATTTCATCTACAGCATGACTTTGACTGTGTTCGGGTTCTGCATCCCTTTCATTATCATATTCTGTTGCTATGGCATGATCGTCAAAGCGCTGATCTGCAACGACATGAACAACGCGCCCCTGCGGCGGAAGTCCATCCACCTGGTCATCATCGTGCTGGCGGTCTTCGCCGTCTCCTACATGCCTTTCCACGTGATGAAGAACCTCAACATGAGGGCCAGGCTGTACTTCCAGGGCCCCGACATGTGCGACTTCAATAACCGCGTCTACGCCACCTACCAGGTGACGCGGGGGCTGGCCAGCTTAAACAGCTGCGTGGATCCTATTCTTTACTTCCTTGCTGGGGACAACTTCAGGAGGAAGCTGTCGCGGGCCACAAAGAAGACCTCGAGGAAGGGGGACACTGTGCTTCAGTCCAAGAGCGAGGAGACGGCACTCAACAGCCTGGCCGAGTATGTGGAGAACGGGGATCGGAGGCTGTGA
- the LOC133952085 gene encoding ras-related protein Rap-2b, which translates to MREYKVVVLGSGGVGKSALTVQFVTGSFIEKYDPTIEDFYRKEIEVDSSPSVLEILDTAGTEQFASMRDLYIKNGQGFILVYSLVNQQSFQDIKPMRDQIIRVKRYERVPMILVGNKVDLEGEREVSSGEGKALADEWNCPFIETSAKNKSSVDELFAEIVRQMNYASTPNGDDQCCSSCVIL; encoded by the coding sequence ATGAGAGAGTACAAAGTAGTGGTGCTCGGATCCGGTGGGGTCGGGAAATCCGCGCTGACCGTCCAGTTCGTGACGGGCTCCTTCATCGAGAAGTACGACCCCACGATAGAGGACTTCTACAGGAAGGAGATCGAGGTGGACTCGTCCCCGTCCGTGCTGGAGATCCTGGACACGGCGGGCACCGAGCAGTTCGCCTCCATGCGGGACCTGTATATCAAGAACGGCCAGGGCTTCATCCTGGTCTACAGCCTGGTGAACCAGCAGAGCTTCCAGGACATCAAGCCGATGCGGGACCAGATCATCCGGGTGAAGCGGTACGAGCGGGTGCCGATGATCCTGGTGGGGAACAAAGTGGAcctggagggggagagggaggtgtCGTCCGGCGAGGGGAAGGCGCTGGCGGACGAATGGAACTGCCCGTTCATAGAAACTTCAGCCAAAAACAAAAGCTCCGTGGACGAACTGTTCGCGGAGATTGTCCGACAGATGAACTATGCCTCCACTCCGAATGGCGACGACCAGTGCTGCTCGTCCTGTGTCATTCTTTAA